The Sulfitobacter sp. SK012 genome contains a region encoding:
- a CDS encoding DUF2493 domain-containing protein, protein MAYDQATTYETIELFGLTEKDAHLPIPQDDILKDCIIREAFETLLGQLRNTGLEGEIEPLAHGLATILQRRKVALGKEFDRTADKIGALAKCHDGSEIAETALEEAQARFVHLREIVDAIETMGEAAAECYEVETGNAFIPAAGSRASVRAQETGAVFEAKQLLEQHDRETAAKSKVEGVPLIVSGATGWTDIDVIFRTLDKVRDRIKQNRNQDIFICHKGGKHGAEMIAARWARARGINQARFDPRWSAHGRAAPFKCNDEMLDDKFAATGVVLFGGNGVALNLGQKAEAKGLTVMRVADPVKEKAEA, encoded by the coding sequence ATGGCCTACGATCAAGCGACAACATACGAGACAATCGAACTCTTCGGCCTGACGGAGAAAGATGCACACTTGCCAATCCCGCAGGACGATATCCTGAAAGATTGCATCATTCGCGAAGCATTTGAGACCCTGCTCGGGCAATTGCGGAATACCGGACTTGAAGGAGAGATCGAACCTCTCGCGCACGGGTTGGCAACAATCCTGCAGCGCCGCAAGGTTGCTCTCGGTAAGGAATTCGACCGCACAGCTGACAAGATCGGTGCGTTGGCAAAATGTCACGACGGATCAGAAATCGCCGAGACCGCACTGGAAGAGGCGCAAGCGCGCTTCGTGCACTTGCGCGAGATCGTGGATGCCATCGAGACGATGGGGGAGGCAGCTGCAGAGTGCTATGAGGTAGAGACCGGCAATGCTTTCATCCCAGCAGCGGGATCGCGGGCCAGCGTTCGGGCGCAAGAGACGGGAGCCGTCTTCGAAGCCAAGCAACTTCTGGAACAGCATGATCGTGAGACGGCCGCCAAGTCAAAAGTCGAAGGCGTTCCTCTGATTGTCTCGGGAGCGACGGGCTGGACCGACATCGACGTCATCTTCCGAACCCTCGATAAGGTTCGGGACCGGATCAAACAAAACCGCAACCAGGATATCTTCATCTGCCACAAAGGCGGCAAGCATGGAGCGGAGATGATTGCGGCCCGGTGGGCACGCGCGCGGGGCATCAACCAGGCGCGCTTTGATCCGCGCTGGTCTGCACATGGACGTGCAGCACCGTTCAAGTGCAACGACGAGATGCTGGACGATAAGTTCGCCGCGACGGGAGTTGTTCTCTTCGGCGGTAACGGGGTTGCGCTGAACCTCGGGCAGAAGGCCGAAGCGAAAGGGCTGACGGTGATGCGGGTCGCGGATCCAGTGAAGGAGAAGGCAGAAGCATAA
- a CDS encoding 2-hydroxyacid dehydrogenase, with translation MSILLNNHGYDNKSWQSELLRQLPTETVHNFGDQFDPNDITYALIWNHPPGDLNRYPNLRAVFLLGAGTEHLAADPMLPDVPVVILADPAVARDMAGHALYWVLERHRHYYTYREQQTARHWERRSIVPTGHFKVGVLGLGRIGATVAQRIHDSGYAVTGWDAFPIRIAGIDARHGPAQFCNFLSEPDIIINCLPLTDTTRHMLDAGAFAAMGPGTFFVNISRGAVVDDGALLDALNSGHLSGAALDAFSLEPLPDRSPFWTHPLVHVTPHMAGATFAASAVSVIVENISKLNRGEVVQPLFERHKAG, from the coding sequence ATGTCTATCCTGCTCAACAACCACGGCTATGACAACAAGAGCTGGCAGTCGGAATTGCTGCGGCAACTGCCGACCGAAACGGTCCACAATTTTGGCGACCAGTTTGATCCGAACGACATTACCTATGCGTTGATCTGGAATCATCCGCCGGGGGACCTCAACCGTTATCCCAACCTGCGCGCCGTCTTTTTGCTGGGCGCAGGGACTGAGCATCTGGCCGCCGACCCCATGCTGCCGGATGTGCCAGTGGTCATTCTGGCGGACCCCGCCGTGGCGCGCGACATGGCGGGCCACGCGCTTTACTGGGTTCTTGAACGGCACCGGCACTATTACACCTATCGCGAACAGCAAACCGCACGGCACTGGGAACGCCGCTCTATCGTGCCGACGGGACATTTCAAAGTCGGGGTATTGGGCCTTGGACGCATCGGCGCGACGGTTGCGCAGCGCATCCACGATAGCGGGTACGCCGTGACGGGTTGGGACGCATTTCCGATCCGAATTGCGGGAATTGACGCGCGGCATGGCCCGGCTCAGTTTTGCAACTTCCTGTCGGAACCGGACATCATCATCAATTGCCTCCCCCTCACCGATACAACGCGGCATATGCTGGACGCTGGCGCATTTGCCGCGATGGGGCCCGGCACGTTCTTTGTGAACATCAGTCGCGGCGCGGTAGTCGACGACGGCGCGCTGCTTGACGCATTGAACAGCGGCCATTTGTCGGGCGCGGCACTTGACGCCTTCAGCCTCGAACCATTGCCGGACCGCAGCCCGTTCTGGACACATCCACTGGTGCACGTCACTCCGCATATGGCGGGTGCTACATTTGCGGCCTCCGCTGTGTCGGTGATCGTCGAGAACATATCAAAGCTAAACCGGGGTGAAGTGGTTCAGCCATTGTTTGAACGGCACAAGGCTGGATAG
- a CDS encoding Abi family protein: MKNWKSIDDQLGLLKSRGMAISEPIRAKKALERFGYYRLSGYWYPFKQANDDGTISDQFMPDTHMSDAVDLYVFDKKLRLLALDALERIELALQVDIAYRFGRRDACAHLKPQLLQQKFVLNGRYKRWEERYRGFETRSGKAAFVKHNKQAYGEMPIWVAVQILDFGALSHLFEMLPMDIQTKIAGKYGILNGKFMIQWMRSFSQVRNASAHHERLWNSHIKDHASVPPQLIEIAQTDQYQVFRYFCLMRFFLKQLCPQSKWHIRLRDHLHSFPQPMNGAVTLKDMGVVDGWEEWDLWRG, translated from the coding sequence ATGAAAAACTGGAAATCCATTGATGATCAGCTTGGCCTCCTCAAATCGAGGGGAATGGCGATCAGCGAGCCTATACGAGCAAAGAAGGCGCTTGAACGGTTTGGCTACTACCGACTGAGTGGATATTGGTATCCATTCAAACAAGCTAATGACGACGGAACCATCTCGGACCAATTCATGCCTGACACGCATATGTCAGATGCCGTCGACCTATATGTTTTTGATAAAAAGCTGCGCCTTCTTGCGCTAGATGCTTTGGAACGGATCGAACTGGCCTTGCAGGTCGATATTGCATACAGATTTGGTCGTCGCGACGCCTGCGCGCACCTTAAGCCTCAGCTACTTCAGCAAAAGTTTGTCTTAAATGGACGTTATAAAAGGTGGGAAGAGCGCTATCGAGGCTTTGAAACGCGTTCTGGCAAGGCCGCTTTCGTCAAGCACAACAAACAAGCCTACGGTGAAATGCCGATCTGGGTTGCCGTGCAGATTCTTGATTTTGGGGCGTTGTCACATCTGTTTGAGATGCTGCCGATGGATATTCAAACCAAAATCGCTGGAAAGTATGGAATTTTGAACGGTAAGTTCATGATACAGTGGATGAGGTCGTTTTCTCAGGTGCGAAATGCATCCGCACATCATGAGCGACTTTGGAACAGCCACATCAAAGATCATGCCAGCGTTCCACCGCAACTCATAGAAATTGCACAGACTGACCAGTATCAGGTTTTCCGATATTTTTGCCTGATGAGGTTTTTCCTGAAACAGCTTTGCCCTCAGTCAAAATGGCACATCCGCCTACGCGACCATTTGCATAGCTTCCCCCAACCGATGAACGGCGCAGTCACACTCAAAGATATGGGTGTGGTCGATGGTTGGGAAGAATGGGATCTTTGGAGGGGATGA
- a CDS encoding DUF736 family protein — MFAGTLNKNADTAAAVFTGSIHNTKFDIAIQLETRAKMSERSPDYDVTAVNKSGRKVRIGTAWNETGNTSGNPYISMQLDVGLGPFRVNAVQTQEARKAKSEDFEIIPLVSNGTMKSGSISGELTAMDADNAFAGYIANMMFDLDFMLIENDYKTEDTHPDYRIEVSSPKGKPIRVGSAWMAKSNRTGHDYVSLLINTPDGDLRVNAVQNEDQRGGQTFSIIPFVQSGDQEQDAGGGLSLVA, encoded by the coding sequence ATGTTCGCAGGAACCCTTAACAAAAACGCCGATACCGCAGCCGCAGTCTTCACCGGCAGCATCCACAACACCAAGTTCGACATCGCGATCCAGTTGGAAACCCGCGCAAAGATGTCAGAGCGCAGCCCGGACTATGATGTCACAGCGGTCAACAAATCTGGCCGCAAGGTTCGCATCGGCACGGCCTGGAATGAAACCGGCAATACCAGCGGAAATCCCTACATCTCAATGCAGCTGGACGTCGGCCTCGGGCCCTTCCGCGTCAACGCGGTCCAAACGCAGGAAGCGCGTAAAGCCAAAAGCGAAGACTTCGAGATCATCCCGCTGGTCTCCAATGGGACGATGAAGTCAGGCTCCATCTCGGGTGAATTGACCGCAATGGACGCCGACAACGCATTCGCGGGCTACATCGCCAACATGATGTTCGATCTGGATTTCATGCTGATCGAGAATGACTACAAGACGGAAGACACCCATCCAGATTACCGGATCGAGGTCAGCTCTCCAAAAGGCAAGCCGATCCGCGTTGGCTCCGCCTGGATGGCCAAGAGCAACCGGACGGGTCATGACTACGTCTCGCTGTTGATCAACACGCCAGATGGCGATTTGCGCGTCAACGCCGTGCAGAACGAAGACCAGCGCGGCGGCCAGACGTTCTCGATCATTCCGTTCGTGCAAAGCGGGGATCAGGAGCAGGATGCGGGTGGTGGATTGTCACTGGTTGCTTGA
- a CDS encoding GlxA family transcriptional regulator, giving the protein MAQYMPNGIAHVQMDGDIETEHFSFLLLPQFSMLAFSSAIEPLRIANQLTERNLYSWETLSYTDSRIQCSNGVTMTADVAMEEASSESNLIVCAGVEPERNQSKKVSDWIRRGWRRGRTVGGLCTGAYILAHAGILENTAFTLHWENLDSFRERFPNLDPLEQLYVLDRRILTCGGGAAATDMMVHLIREKHGGVLADTILNMCLMQSARPGNARQRSATSALLATRHVRLAAIVDYMHDNLEDEISLKQISFQFGLSMRQMERLFSRYTNTSPKQFLVGLRLERGRALLADTNLSVAEISAAVGFSSKTHFSKRFGQKFGVSPSKFAVSRVS; this is encoded by the coding sequence ATGGCACAATATATGCCCAATGGGATTGCGCATGTTCAGATGGATGGCGACATCGAAACTGAGCATTTTTCATTTCTGCTGCTGCCACAATTTTCCATGCTCGCCTTCAGTTCCGCGATCGAGCCGCTGCGCATCGCCAACCAACTGACAGAGCGTAATCTGTATAGCTGGGAAACCCTCTCTTACACGGACTCACGGATACAATGTTCCAACGGGGTCACGATGACGGCGGACGTCGCAATGGAGGAGGCCAGCAGCGAAAGCAACTTGATTGTCTGTGCGGGGGTCGAGCCTGAGCGAAATCAGTCCAAGAAAGTTTCTGACTGGATAAGGCGGGGCTGGCGTCGTGGCCGCACTGTTGGTGGTCTGTGCACCGGGGCCTATATACTGGCTCATGCTGGCATCCTTGAAAACACCGCATTCACTCTGCATTGGGAAAATCTGGACAGTTTCAGGGAGCGGTTTCCCAACCTCGATCCACTGGAACAGCTCTATGTTCTGGACCGGCGCATCCTGACCTGCGGCGGCGGGGCGGCAGCAACCGATATGATGGTGCATCTTATCCGCGAAAAACACGGCGGTGTTCTGGCGGATACCATTCTGAACATGTGCCTGATGCAATCGGCGCGACCCGGCAACGCCCGCCAGCGCAGCGCGACATCTGCATTGCTGGCAACCCGCCATGTCAGGCTGGCGGCCATCGTAGACTACATGCACGACAATCTGGAGGACGAAATCAGCCTAAAGCAAATCTCGTTCCAGTTCGGCCTGTCTATGAGGCAGATGGAGCGGCTTTTCTCCCGCTACACCAACACCTCGCCAAAGCAGTTTCTAGTCGGGCTACGGCTTGAACGCGGGCGCGCATTATTGGCAGATACCAATCTATCCGTCGCTGAAATCAGCGCCGCTGTCGGGTTTTCGTCGAAGACCCACTTTTCCAAACGGTTTGGCCAGAAATTCGGCGTCTCCCCCAGCAAGTTTGCCGTCTCACGCGTCAGTTAG
- a CDS encoding molybdopterin-dependent oxidoreductase, with translation MAFLAKYAVGFDAFRAYLMGDQDGIVKSAEWASGICDLPTDAIIDLAKRMSTQKTMISIAWSLNRQDHGEQPYWATIALGALLGGIAEPALVLGIQQKTPQAPAGGRSRLQHFRKARTM, from the coding sequence ATGGCGTTCTTGGCAAAATACGCTGTCGGGTTTGATGCGTTCCGCGCCTACTTGATGGGAGATCAGGACGGGATTGTGAAGTCTGCTGAATGGGCGTCTGGCATCTGCGATTTGCCCACGGATGCGATCATCGATCTCGCAAAGCGCATGAGCACCCAGAAAACGATGATATCGATCGCGTGGTCCTTGAACAGACAAGATCACGGCGAACAACCGTATTGGGCGACGATTGCGCTCGGGGCGTTGTTGGGCGGCATCGCGGAACCGGCATTGGTTTTGGGTATTCAGCAGAAAACGCCACAGGCACCAGCCGGAGGCAGATCAAGATTGCAGCATTTCCGCAAGGCAAGAACAATGTGA
- a CDS encoding class II aldolase/adducin family protein, with product MAKELNADDFATAGGHANISPEEWQARVDLAALYRLANMYHYDDLIWNHITMRVPGTDHQFLLNRFGLLYNEVTASNLIKIDETGKVLYGPSDVNTAGFVIHSAIHNAHHDMKVVLHAHAPAGLAITALKDGLDFLTQDASMLYGDIGYHDWEGLSLTLEERDRLAANIKGKKCLIMRNHGFLAVGETAGEAFMNLYYTIRACRVMIDALSTGLPLDKSTKDIWNLAHRQYNDFPLGKYEWPALLRQVGRVDPLYKY from the coding sequence ATGGCAAAAGAACTCAACGCCGACGATTTCGCAACCGCAGGTGGCCACGCCAACATCTCGCCCGAGGAATGGCAGGCGCGGGTCGATCTGGCCGCACTCTACCGGCTGGCCAACATGTACCACTACGACGATCTGATCTGGAACCACATTACTATGCGCGTGCCGGGCACGGACCATCAGTTCCTGCTGAACCGCTTCGGGTTGCTTTACAACGAGGTAACCGCGTCCAACCTGATCAAGATCGACGAGACCGGCAAGGTGCTCTACGGCCCCAGCGATGTAAACACCGCAGGTTTTGTGATCCATTCTGCCATCCATAACGCCCATCACGACATGAAGGTGGTTCTGCACGCCCATGCGCCTGCCGGTCTGGCCATCACCGCGCTGAAGGACGGGCTGGATTTCCTGACGCAGGATGCCTCGATGCTCTATGGCGACATCGGCTATCACGACTGGGAAGGTCTGTCGCTGACGCTGGAAGAACGCGACCGGCTGGCGGCGAACATCAAGGGCAAGAAATGCCTGATCATGCGCAACCACGGCTTTCTCGCGGTGGGCGAAACCGCAGGCGAGGCGTTCATGAACCTCTACTACACGATCCGGGCCTGCCGGGTGATGATCGACGCCCTGTCGACCGGCCTGCCGCTGGACAAAAGCACCAAGGATATCTGGAACCTCGCCCATCGCCAGTACAACGATTTCCCGCTGGGCAAATATGAATGGCCTGCCCTGCTGCGGCAGGTGGGACGGGTCGATCCGCTGTACAAGTACTGA
- a CDS encoding NAD(P)-dependent oxidoreductase yields MRVAFIGLGNMGGPMARNIALAGYDLTVFDLSPERTAEVTPLGAKPADSIVAAVTGADVVMTSLPNPKVIQAVATGTGGILAAMPKGSTWIELSTNNLDCERDVRGAANAAGIDFLDAPISGGIEGAALGSLTIMVGGEAEVFARHEALFNVIGGNVRHLGPHGAGYVAKIAQVVLCYLHSVALSEAMMLGVKGGVPADTMLSIIQNSTGRSYVADRYGPAILNGTYDPGFALGLAHKDMALTLELAKSVGATLPMCAQVELIYDQAVKKYGFDENHLMAVKLLEDANDMPLRSDTFVQS; encoded by the coding sequence ATGCGTGTTGCTTTTATCGGTTTGGGGAACATGGGCGGCCCGATGGCCCGTAATATCGCACTGGCGGGTTATGACCTGACGGTCTTCGATCTGAGTCCCGAAAGGACCGCGGAAGTCACACCGCTGGGTGCCAAACCCGCCGACAGCATTGTTGCAGCGGTTACCGGGGCGGATGTCGTCATGACGTCGCTTCCCAATCCAAAGGTAATTCAAGCCGTCGCGACCGGTACGGGCGGTATTCTGGCCGCAATGCCGAAAGGCAGCACATGGATTGAACTGTCCACCAACAATCTTGATTGCGAGCGGGATGTGCGCGGTGCCGCGAATGCCGCCGGTATCGACTTTCTCGATGCGCCGATCAGCGGCGGAATCGAAGGCGCGGCACTTGGGTCGCTGACGATCATGGTGGGCGGCGAGGCCGAGGTCTTTGCCCGCCATGAGGCCCTGTTCAACGTCATCGGCGGGAACGTGCGGCATCTAGGCCCGCATGGTGCGGGTTATGTCGCCAAGATCGCGCAGGTCGTTCTGTGCTATCTTCATTCCGTTGCATTGTCCGAGGCCATGATGCTGGGCGTCAAGGGCGGCGTACCTGCGGATACGATGCTGTCGATCATCCAGAACAGCACGGGTCGGTCCTATGTCGCTGACCGCTATGGCCCGGCAATCCTGAACGGCACCTACGATCCCGGCTTTGCGCTGGGGCTGGCGCACAAGGATATGGCGCTGACGCTGGAGCTCGCAAAATCCGTTGGGGCGACGCTGCCGATGTGCGCCCAGGTCGAGCTCATCTATGATCAGGCGGTCAAGAAATACGGCTTTGACGAGAACCATCTGATGGCCGTCAAGCTGCTAGAAGACGCCAACGACATGCCGCTGCGATCAGACACATTCGTACAATCCTGA
- a CDS encoding molybdopterin-dependent oxidoreductase: MSWSNAYRLFVQELQRVIREHGNEAIYAGSYGWASAGRFHHAQSQLKRFLNCIGGFTNSVGGYSFGDAQTIVPHVLGTFHGHLDTMTGWETIATDCELFVAFGGFPLKNGQISPGGTGRHVHRDGLHAAGQAGVQFVNISPLRSDLMEEVDAQWLAPRSSTDAALLLALAYEI, translated from the coding sequence GTGAGTTGGTCCAACGCCTACCGTCTTTTCGTGCAGGAACTTCAACGCGTCATACGTGAGCATGGCAACGAGGCTATTTACGCAGGCTCCTACGGATGGGCAAGTGCCGGTAGGTTTCACCATGCACAAAGCCAACTCAAACGTTTTCTAAATTGTATCGGTGGCTTCACGAATTCCGTTGGTGGCTATAGCTTTGGTGACGCCCAGACGATTGTGCCTCATGTTTTGGGCACTTTTCATGGGCACCTTGATACTATGACAGGGTGGGAGACGATTGCCACAGATTGCGAGCTCTTTGTCGCATTTGGTGGGTTCCCCTTAAAGAACGGTCAGATATCACCGGGCGGCACGGGTCGACATGTCCACCGGGACGGGTTGCATGCAGCGGGGCAGGCCGGAGTGCAGTTCGTCAACATATCACCGCTCAGGTCGGATTTGATGGAAGAGGTTGATGCACAGTGGCTCGCGCCTAGGTCTTCCACCGATGCGGCACTGCTTTTGGCGTTAGCGTATGAGATCTGA